Part of the Arvicanthis niloticus isolate mArvNil1 chromosome 3, mArvNil1.pat.X, whole genome shotgun sequence genome is shown below.
GCACATCTGATTGTGTTTGTTTAGATGTCCCAAACCAACTTGTCCAAAGTGGAATGTTGGTATTTGAGACAGGCGTCTCCTGCAGTCTTATATACGAGTCACCCCAGCTATAGGCAAGCCCCCTTTCACCTCAGTCCTTGTTCACACACTATGGGTGGCTACTTTTGTCCTCTAAGTTTTGCTGGGATCTACTCCATCTCTCTGTTTTCCTAAATGTTGTCCTCTTCAGAGTCTTAGTGATGCCTCTTCTTGCTAAACGGTCTCCCTGCCTCTAATCCTAATGCTTCATCCCATCCTTTGTAACTGTTTGCTCTCTGACAGTCTAGGCATGGCTTCTTGATGACTGCCTGTCCTCTACAGAATAAAGAACGGGAAGCATGATATTCGTTTTATACAGTATTGACATGCTTGTCTTCTCCCTGCCTTCCCCTCTgggaacacacaaacacacacacacacacacacacacacacacacacaccatgtgagctcacacttctttttaaaatttttttattggatattttatttatttacaatacagatatcatccccttttgccatttcccctccctagaaccccctatcccatcccctgaGCTCACACTTCTGTGCCAGGGCCTGCTGTTCTTATACACTTCCTCCACCTCTTTCACTTAGGAGTGGCTCACCCTTCAACATTGTGATCCATGCATGGCCTTTGATTTCTGTTTAAGAACCCTCTGAATTCCCATGTTGAAGGGAGAGTGACGCTGTTCTTTAGCACTTCTGTTTCTTGGTCTTCTCACTAGTGCAGCCTGCCTATCACATGGTTTTCCTCTCAACTATTTATACAGCCATAATAACGTGCACATCTGCAGTGTCTCATGAATAGAGACACAGGACGGAAAGGGGGTTTAGCATCATCTTTTCAGTTTGTGTTCAAGAAGTTGAGGATCTGAGAGAGTGGCAGGTGCAGGGTCATGGGCTAAGCTGGAAGTGAGCTTTGGCTTGAGATCATGGCAGGTTCCACTCTGCCCTCTGTCTTATTCCTCCTGTAAGGAGCCTCAGGCCCAGCAGACACGGCTATATGCAGCCCTAGGTGGACAAGCACAAGTGGAGCTACCACCATTTTGTGCATCTGATTCCATGCAGCCACCGCTTTCTCCCAAAATTAAAGTACACagatcccctctctctctctctctctctctctctctctctctctctctctctctctctctctctctctctctctctctgtctctgtctctgtctctgtctctctctgtctctctctgtctctctctgtgttgtgaACACTGTGGTTTGCCTGTAGGGTCAGAGGACAGTCTGTGTGAGTCAGTTCTCCCCCTCCACCACGTAATTCCCAATTATCAGAAGTGGGGCAAGTGCCCTCACCTGCtcagtcatctcactggccccaccttagtttttgaggcagtcttTGAGTCTGGAGCTCGCTGTTTGGCAAGGCTGGCTAGCCAATTAGCTCTAGGTAACTGCCTGTCTTGGCCACAccagtgctgggttacagatATGTGCTATGGCAGTGCCTGGCTTTTACCTGAGTCCTGGGcattcaaactcaagtcttcttgTGCCAGCAGGCACTTTACAAACTGACCCATCTTCCTTGGTCACTTTGTAAGCTGCCACTTTGGATAGGTCAGTACTCTGCAGGTCTTAACGTTGTGGGCTTATGGCTCTGAAGTTCAGGGTCCAAGCCTGTGCTTCCTATAGTGGCAACCAGAGCTTTGAATCTCTGCCTTCCCTGCAGGAAAAAGCTGAGGAAGTGTATCGCCTGTACCAGAACTcgcccctctcctcccaccctgtGGTGGCTCTGTCAGAGCTGAGTGCTCTGTGTGCCAACTCCTGCCCGGATGAGAGGACCTTCTACCTcgtgctgctgcagctgcagaaggagaagagagtcaCTGTCTTGGAGCAGAATGGAGAGAAGGTATGCATGGCTGTCTGTgagtgcatgcctgtgcatgtgtgtgtttttcatggACTCACAGTGACTTGGTCTGCACTCATATACCCAGGCCTGGTTGTGGATTTCTCAGCTTGTGTGATAGGGACAGCAGTAATTTGTCCCTGTCCCCCAGATTGTGAAGTTTGCCAGGGGACCACATGCCAAGGTGTCTCCTGTCAACGACGTGGATGTTGGGGTCTACCAGCTGATGCAGAGTGAACAGCTCCTCTCTCGAAAGGTTGAGTCTTTATCCCAAGAGTCTGAGAGGTAATCTCCTTCCCTGCCTGGCTGACGTGGACCCCCAGTGTgagtgaatctttaaaaaaaaaaaaaaaaaaaaaaaaacaagccaacacAAAAACCCCACTACCCTCCAGGAGTATATCTGCATTTGCACAATGCCTAGTGTGCCCGAAGCCATGGATTTGCcctcagcattaaaaaaaaaaaaaaaaaaaaaaaaaaaaagttacatattaGTTATACAATTACTAGGTACTCCATACAGAGAAACTcgaaaaacagaaagtaaaggaGGAAATTGGTGATTACAACTGTTAACATCTTATTCATGTTCTTCTGAAGCCTGGTGTTCTACAGTGAGGAGATGGTAAGGTGGCTCTGTGCCATCGCAGGGCCTGTTAAGGATCTCTTGCATTTTCCTTTGGGTTCTTCTACAGGGAATTAGGTGGAGCCACACATACTTCCCTTTGTGGTAGACAACCACGCTGAATTAGAATTCTTCACTCCATCTCTCAAAGAAGCACAGGAGTGTTGGCAGGCTCAGAGCTGTGGCCAAGGTCTTCGGTGTATAGGGATCGATCCCATGTCTTTAGTAAGAAGATGTGTGTGTAGTTCTCTCACCTTCAGGATTGGTCACTTCGCCTTGCCACGTGTAGATGCTGAAGcctctgttgaggcttgcttgcTTCTAGAGACTGCCATCAGTAGTTGGCTAGTCACTATGGCTGGGGGTTTGGAGGATTGTTGACCTTCAGGTCCGAAACCCTTTCATTAAGTGCTCTTAAACATTCATTGAGACCCTGCCACAGCCCAGATCTCTTCTGTTCTTCATTCCACAGGTGCAAAGAAGAAGCCCGCCGGGCATGCCGAGCCGGAAAGAAGCAGCTGGTAGGTTCTCTTCTGCAGCCTTGGAGTGGCATCCCCAACTGTCAAGGACAGGGGCCTCGGTTCAGAGAATATCCTGACTGGGGTTCAGGCAGCAGCATCCACAGGTGGCTCAGGCACCACAGATTACTTTACAGAGAGAGGGTCTGGAATGTTCTTGTGGTTATGGTCTGAATTGGGCTGTCCTGCTTCTGCTCTGTGGCCTGCAGTGTCCCACCCCGATCTGTTTCCATACCCGCCAGGCACTGAGGTCTCTCAAGGCCAAGCAGAGGACAGAGAAACGCATTGAGGCCCTGCACGCCAAGCTGGACACTGTTCAAGGCATCCTGGATCGCATCTATGCCTCCCAGACAGACCAGATGGTAGCCACGCCCCTCCGTGCCCTCTGGTCCCAGTCTCCCACACTGCATCTCCTTCCCTTGTGGCCTGCTGTTTCAGGGAGTCCTGGGTTCTTCCAGGGTGTGGCTGGGTTCTCTTTCTTGTTGGGAAGTCTAACATCTGGGGGTGTAAGGTGAATTGACCTTGGGTGGCCAATGCCTGAAGCCAACTTTGGAGATGAAGCAAGGTTTTATTTTGACAAATGCTGCACAGATAATTTGGTCTTCTCTTTAGGTCTTTAATGCCTACCAAGCTGGTGTGGGAGCCTTGAAACTCTCCATGAAGGATGTCACAGTAGAGAAGGCGGAGAGCCTTGTGGATCAGATCCAGGAGGTACAGGGGCCTGGGAGGGTCCATGAGAAAAGAGTCATAGAGAACATGGTTGACTTACTTCAAGCCTCTTTTTCAAACTTCACTCAGCCCTGTACCTGAAAGGAGCCATTCATTGACTCTCAGATCTCTGTAATCCTGAACATTTCCCCTAAAGGCTTTGAGCTGCCCAGAGCCACCATTCCCTTCAGAGCTTTGTTTGTGTCTTACAGCTGTGTGACACACAGGATGAAGTTTCTCAGACTCTGGCTGGCGGGGTAACCAATGGTTTAGGTGAGTTGACAAAGAGACTTCCCTCCTTTCTGAGATACCTCTCAGTTCCTGGGCCGGGACAGATCATGAATTTAGCCCCTCTGTGGGACTCACCTGCATGGGTGGGAATTAGTGTTCTCTAACAGCTGTTCTGATGGCCCTCTGTACTCCATCTCCATACTGACAAAGCTTCTGACTAGCAGTCCTCTCTCAGGGCAAAGGGAAGGCAGGGCCAGGTTACTGGGGTCAGCGGGCCACACCCATCTTACAGCCCATCTCTGCCTATATAGAGAgagtatctgcctttgcctcatgACACAGTGACTGCTGACCTGCAGAGGTGCTGCTGGGCTGTGAAAGCCAAGCTGTCCTAGGCACATAGGTTTATCTCTTTCCTGGGGTTAACGTGCCATCTCTCTCCCAGATTTTGACAGTGAGGAACTGGAGAAGGAGTTGGATATCCTCCTTCAGGACACCACCAAAGAACCTTTGGACGTGGTTGAAAACCCCCATGAGACGCTTTATACCAACAGTGTGCCTAAGCCTAGGATCTTGGATGCTGAACTTGAAGCTGAACTTGAGAAACTGTCCTTATCAGAAGGAGGTACAGAGCTGTTTCCCATATCCTAGACATGTGACTCTGGCTGACAGAGGAGCCAGGCATAGAACCTACAGGTTTTATCCCAAGAACTCAGATTGCCTGCATCCTAAAACCCTGCAAGGGAGAGGTGGTTCTGTACATGGAGAAGCAGATGTTCAAGCTTTGGGATGCTTTAGTTGTAGGACTTCCTGTTGaacattattatttcttcttgcAGGTTTGGTCCCAAGCAGTAAATCTCCAAAAAGGCAATTGGAGCCAACTCTCTAAAGCCATTGCAGGAACTCAAGTGAAGGACCCTCATGTATCAGAGAGGCAGCCTTGCGCGTGTACATAGTTATTTAATGAGAAACACTGAATTgttggaagaggagggaagaaccACTTGGATGTATCTGGATGCTGCCGCTCATGCCAGGACAGATACAGCTTCTGGAAGCCATGCTATGGAGGTGTGCTCCCAGTGATGTCATGGACCTACCTTCTCGTCTTTATAGTGCCACAATTTATACAGTTCTGTGTTTGACCCGTCGTCTTCATAGCCTGCAGTTCTTGCCATTGGCTCCGTTAGGTTTGTCTTCACCCACCAGCTTCATTCCAGCCAGTGAAGGTGAAAGGTTTGCAGCTTTGCCCATCTAAGCCAGCCCTCTCTTCCACCCGAGGTCTTTAAACTGCTCCTCTATCCTGTGCTTTATCGGGAATGGGAGTCAAACAAGTTTTTTCCAGAGAGGCCCAACAGCTGAGTGTCTGGAGAAACTGTCCACAAGACGTTTCTCTACATGCTTCATCACAGTCTCTGGGTATTTGTGGCTCTGAATAGTTCAGGATCATGGCAGTTTCCGGTGTGGCTTATGTGATGCAGGGCCACACTGCTTCCATCTTGAGCAGAAGCAGATCTGCtgatggggagggggaaagggttaATCTGTCTTTTGAACTTGAGCAGGAGAAACAAGTAAACTGAAGGCCCCAGGGTGTGAAAGAATCTGGGTTCTTGCTTTGGCCCCATTATAAATGATGTGTTTTCTGGAGCAAGCCAAATGGCATCACATTACCTGTTTCTTGAGCCTGCACTCAACTGGCAGGCTCCCTGTTAGGATCTGGAAAGTGTCTTATCGTATATCCAGCACTCAGGGCAGGGGCCTGGTTGTGCCAGGATGTGCAATAGGAGGAGGTGGCTCTGGCCTGCTGCATCTGCTGTGTGCTGCCTTGAGCCTGATCTGCCCTGCACCTGCCTCCTGCAGGCACATCTGCTTCCATGAACTGCAGGACAGGCAAAAGTAGATCTGAATGCTCTGGTGGCATCATGGAGAAGAAACATGACAGCCATACTGCCAGTCTGCTGCCCAGGGACGGTGACTGCCTGGACCTCTTTGCACTGCCTCTCCTGCTTGAGGTGACACGAGTAGAGGGGAGAACTTTGCCTCAGGCCAGGAACACAAATCACTGTTCAACCCGTCTCTCCCACTTAGCTTTGGCAAATGGAAATACTGGGGGTGAAGAAAAACAatcactattttttcttttttaatctggtaaataattaaaagagaaaaacaccaGGCTTTGTTGTCTATTCTTTAGCTGGTGTcaattttttcttctcatttacttgtttgtttattttagccagggtcttatgtagctgaaactggccttgaattcttgatcctctgGCTTCCACTTAAGTGCTAAGATAGCAGCTGTATAGCACTGTACACAGCAGGTTGTGTCATTGTATCAATGTCTTAGTCCTTCTCATTTCCTGAAGTCCATGTATCCACACTTGGCATCTTTTCTATCCAGGGCCTCTGAAAACTATGGAGTAACAGGAGTAGCCTGGGCTGCAGGGAATCCTGCTGAGTGAGCTCTCCCTCCAGCCCTGGACTGGGCTGTACTGTTGTCTTCCGGGTTCTATACTCCAACCTAAGAGTGACCCTGCTCCTGTGATAGCTCCATCCTGTAGCTTAGCACCAATGATTTCTCTGCCTGCTCTGCATGCTGTCTTCTGTGCCTGTGGAGGAAGGAGGCTTTGAGGCTAAGAGCAGTCAGCAGGCCAGGTCTGCTACACTGAGTCTGCAGCTCCAGAGGACAAGCATGTGAACCAGCCAGAAAAAGGTGTAAGGAACATTAGCTAAGAAGCCTCAGGAACAGTTCTGTACTATTTAAGATGAAAAGCAGCCTCAGGAGAACCTACAGCCCCAGAGTCGGTCTGAAAGGCTGCCACTGATTGccaagggatgcagagagagggtGGAGCGCTGATGAAAGTGTCAGATGACTTCTTGAAGGGCCTAGGTTTGGTGAGCCCCTTGCCTGGTTTTGCATTGCTTTGTCTCTTGCTGTCTGAGCTACTGAGCAGTCTTCACCTAGCACCTGCCGACAAGCACCAAGGCATGATTTAGCTTCATTGCTTCATTAAGAACCTATGTGCGCTGCTGGCCCCCTCCTCATTTCCTCCTCTGCCCTGCTCCTGAGCTGTGGCATCTACCCACCCTGTGCCACAGAGACGATTTCCAATATCCGATGGACTTAGTTCTTAATCCCATTGGACTTAACAAGGCCTGCCAGGCTTTTGTCTCCTTCCTGGACTGTAGTAGAAATAGACAACTTCAGTGACAAGTTGTCCCATTGCAGGGTCATGTCCTACTTGGAGAGGAACCTCAGGCCTTGCCTCCCCCCCTCTCcacccaacacccccccccccccccgcagtggGGTGAAACTAGAACAAGACGAGAGGGCAAAGAGGCTGACTTTGGCTGTGTGACACTGGCCAATTAGTCTTTGTGCTTTagcttcttacacacacacacacacacacacacacaaacacacacactgtgtgtgtgtgagtgggtatgtatacatgcatgcaggtgcccactgaggccagagacatTTGATCTCTTGAAGCCGGAGTTAaagggagttgtgagctgcctgacatgggtgctggtaactgaactcaggtcttcttcaTGAGCAGTACCCGCTTTCAACTGCTTGACACCACCCTACTAACATTGTGTCAAGAATAAAGGAGCTGAATTAGCAGTACAGAGTGCCAGGAAAATAGTTCTGTTTGAGTTCACACAGTccatggctggcctcaaatccactGCCTTGTCCtcctaaatgttgggattacaggcaagtaaTAAATACCACACAATGTTTACTCTGGTCCTTTAAGAAGGTCTAGAACTCAGGCTAGGCAGGGGCTATGGTCTCCTAGGAACTGAgagatgacaacaacaacaaaccatctGTGATTCTGATGATACCTACAGAAGGCAGACAGGTAGAGCAGGGAATGGTGAATTTGGCGTTGGCTTCTCCCTCTGGCCCCTGTGGCTTTCCCACTTTTACCCTTTCTCTACACCCTTCCCAATTCCTGCTGTTGTGTTTTGAATAGGTTCATATTTGTACACTTGTTGCCCAACTGACAGTATTGGTTTGACAGACTGTGTAACCTATAGGACATAGAGTCTTCCGGGAGGAAATGAGACATTAGGGGTGGGCCTTGTGGTTTTATCATCCAgttccacttcctgttttctGTCTGCTCGCCTACAATGACTGGCTTCCCATGCTTATACTGCTCTgctttccctgccatgatggatgtatactgtcttagggttgtactgctgtgaacagacaccatgaccaaagcaactcttataaggacaatattttaTGGAGGTGGcttacagtccattatcaaggcgggaacatggcagtgtccaggcaggcatggtgcaggaggagctgagagttctacatcttaatctgaagtctgctagcagaatactgacttccaggcagctaggctgagggtcttaaagcccacactcacagtgatacacctttttcaacaaggccacacctaatagtgccactccctgggccgagcatattcaaaccatcacattccactccccgCCCCCCCATAGCCTTGTTCAAACTTAGGAGTCTATGGgaaccatacctaaacataatgcaaaatacatttagtccaacttcaaaagtccccacagTCTATAGCAGTTTCAACatgttaaaagttcaaaattCAACGTCTCTTCTGACAtttatccaatcacttaactgtaattcgcaaaggaagacaggaaaccagctgggcaaactccaaactctgcatcttcatgactgatgtcaaagtggtcttcagatttccaatttctttttcataCCTTCTTAAAGTTGTTTGATTGCAACAAATTTCTTTCTACTTcactggttccactccctgttagcagctttccttagcaGATAGCCCAGGGCTCTGGCATCTTAAACATCTtgggggtctccaaggcaacttcaatgttacagcttcttgttccaatgtctgggatccacacatgatctaggttcctccaaagggctggcatcacttctccagctctgccctctgtagcactctaagctcggGTTGATCcaccccactgctgctgctgttcttggtgatcatccatAGTACTGGATATCTCCAATATGCCAGGGTCTTCTGCAATGAGGCTTCactaatagcctctcataggctctcttcatggtgccaagcctcaactcctttacATGACTCCGTCAGTcttgggccatcaactgcaacagAGGCTGCACTTtttaccaatggccttccatggcctctctcACATTGccgagcctcagctgctcttcatgattccttcatgccttcaaaaccagtaccacctgggtgactcttacacattatcaAGTATAGCTGCAGCACgaagtacaaccttggctatctctggaacacagcttctttgtgctctcagaaaacacttcccagaagatttcacctcagtgatgctggtctcttcttaatcaccactaatttcttagctccagctaaccagcatcaattgtcccagtagtcccttctattctggactctaaagccagagccacgtggccaaagctgctgagttctgctgcttgctggagctggaacatggctcccttgttctattacattaccACCAGCTTCCTGTTTTCCAGCTGATTCACTGCCtgagcttggctgtcctgaaacttgccctgtagactgactgtgaactcagagatctgcatgcctgtctcctaaacactgggattaaggtccaccaagcctggaagtttttcttcacctagctagaacttgctctgttctacgctggccttgaattcagagatctgcttgtctttgcctccggTGATTAAAAGTttatactaccatgcctggat
Proteins encoded:
- the Chmp7 gene encoding charged multivesicular body protein 7 isoform X2 codes for the protein MWSPEREAQAPTGGDPAGLLPPEWEEDEERMSFLFSAFKRSREVNSTDWDSKMGFWAPLVLSHSRRQGVVRLRLRDLQEAFQRKGSVPLGLATVLQDLLRRGELQRESDFMASVDSSWISWGVGVFLLKPLKWTLSNMLGDNKVPAEEVLVAVELLKEKAEEVYRLYQNSPLSSHPVVALSELSALCANSCPDERTFYLVLLQLQKEKRVTVLEQNGEKIVKFARGPHAKVSPVNDVDVGVYQLMQSEQLLSRKVESLSQESERCKEEARRACRAGKKQLALRSLKAKQRTEKRIEALHAKLDTVQGILDRIYASQTDQMVFNAYQAGVGALKLSMKDVTVEKAESLVDQIQEILTVRNWRRSWISSFRTPPKNLWTWLKTPMRRFIPTVCLSLGSWMLNLKLNLRNCPYQKEVWSQAVNLQKGNWSQLSKAIAGTQVKDPHVSERQPCACT
- the Chmp7 gene encoding charged multivesicular body protein 7 isoform X1, with the translated sequence MWSPEREAQAPTGGDPAGLLPPEWEEDEERMSFLFSAFKRSREVNSTDWDSKMGFWAPLVLSHSRRQGVVRLRLRDLQEAFQRKGSVPLGLATVLQDLLRRGELQRESDFMASVDSSWISWGVGVFLLKPLKWTLSNMLGDNKVPAEEVLVAVELLKEKAEEVYRLYQNSPLSSHPVVALSELSALCANSCPDERTFYLVLLQLQKEKRVTVLEQNGEKIVKFARGPHAKVSPVNDVDVGVYQLMQSEQLLSRKVESLSQESERCKEEARRACRAGKKQLALRSLKAKQRTEKRIEALHAKLDTVQGILDRIYASQTDQMVFNAYQAGVGALKLSMKDVTVEKAESLVDQIQELCDTQDEVSQTLAGGVTNGLDFDSEELEKELDILLQDTTKEPLDVVENPHETLYTNSVPKPRILDAELEAELEKLSLSEGGLVPSSKSPKRQLEPTL